A stretch of Mya arenaria isolate MELC-2E11 chromosome 14, ASM2691426v1 DNA encodes these proteins:
- the LOC128218010 gene encoding uncharacterized protein LOC128218010, translated as MASGSSSFYKGSDLIHDYSCFTCEENDLNTEAQHFCPKCEHYLCDKCVKIHGDYFKKHVVYGRRDMQKWAGFSMDRCAQHGKELEVHCDDNQELCCSVCVAFNHRLCSSISHLRDLARGFLNTAEFKQLPAAVDKMRSRLDELKNERMKDQTSLNDSHKNIISEIKDLRKEINQILDKLEKRTVEQLDSMMEDLEKSIKDDLEACAHMHDKLGIMIAKLKKSASKNKESSSYIGFRKCESKLSEANCLVQEIKEKERMKFKSDENVLPFLRNLNSLGNVDNVYVYKAQSSSLYKVHMYKCNIEGICELPSGEVVIAERNNDRLMLLNRQFEVIGHCHLPLPPRHMCHTKGSEVAVAVTGIDASTISTMHAIHFHALTKGKLQSVRKFTIDFQCISIAHHLEKLYLCSFNALYLYTMNGNIIQKLYEDNSSYRTMHNCAVSPDGERIYVTNQIHSKFITLDTSGQVLSTVEDPDLKYPSGLCVSPSGHVFVCGETSNTVVQVVPEGRKKLVIVAREVDGLCSPHSVWFSEQTSTLIIGNLSNNSITVVKLC; from the exons ATGGCCTCTGGAAGTTCATCTTTTTACAAGGGATCTGACCTGATTCACGACTACAGTTGCTTCACATGTGAGGAAAATGACCTGAACACTGAAGCCCAGCACTTCTGCCCAAAGTGTGAACACTATCTGTGTGACAAGTGTGTGAAGATACATGGAGATTATTTCAAGAAGCATGTTGTGTATGGGCGTAGAGATATGCAGAAGTGGGCGGGGTTCTCCATGGATAGATGTGCTCAGCATGGCAAAGAGCTGGAGGTCCACTGTGATGACAACCAGGAACTTTGCTGCAGTGTTTGTGTGGCCTTTAACCATAG ACTATGTAGCAGTATCAGTCACCTACGTGACCTGGCCAGAGGCTTCCTAAATACAGCGGAGTTTAAGCAGCTGCCAGCCGCAGTGGACAAGATGAGGAGCAGGCTGGATGAGCTCAAAAATGAGAGGATGAAAGACCAAACGTCACTGAATGACTCCCACAAGAACATCATTTCTGAAATCAAGGATCTCCGCAAAGAAATAAACCAGATCTTAGACAAGCTGGAGAAGAGGACAGTTGAACAGTTGGATAGCATGATGGAAGATTTAGAAAAGTCAATAAAAGATGACTTAGAAGCCTGTGCCCATATGCATGACAAACTCGGTATAATGATTGCGAAACTCAAGAAGAGTGCTAGCAAAAACAAGGAGAGCAGTTCTTACATAGGATTCAGAAAATGCGAGTCTAAATTGAGTGAAGCTAATTGTCTAGTACAAGAAATAAAGGAAAAAGAACGAATGAAGTTCAAATCTGATGAAAATGTATTACCATTTCTGAGAAACCTGAACAGCCTTGgaaatgttgataatgtttatGTGTATAAGGCTCAGAGTTCAAGTCTGTATAAAGTTCACATGTATAAGTGCAATATTGAAGGTATATGTGAGTTACCAAGTGGAGAGGTGGTTATTGCTGAACGTAACAACGACAGATTAATGCTTCTGAACAGGCAGTTCGAGGTCATTGGTCACTGTCATCTCCCTCTTCCTCCTCGACACATGTGTCACACCAAAGGCAGTGAAGTAGCAGTAGCTGTAACTGGCATTGATGCATCTACCATCTCCACTATGCATGCGATCCACTTCCACGCATTGACGAAAGGGAAGCTGCAGTCAGTGAGAAAGTTCACCATAGACTTTCAGTGCATATCCATTGCCCACCACCTGGAAAAGCTGTATTTGTGCTCCTTCAATGCCCTTTACCTGTACACTATGAATGGAAACATCATACAGAAACTATATGAAGACAATTCTTCTTACCGCACAATGCATAATTGTGCTGTCTCTCCTGATGGGGAGAGAATTTATGTGACAAATCAAATCCACTCTAAATTTATAACTCTTGATACATCTGGTCAGGTGTTATCTACAGTAGAAGATCCTGACCTAAAATATCCAAGTGGACTTTGTGTCAGCCCCAGTGGCCATGTGTTTGTGTGCGGGGAGACGTCTAACACTGTGGTACAGGTGGTTCCAGAGGGGAGAAAGAAGCTGGTCATAGTGGCCAGGGAAGTTGATGGCTTGTGTAGCCCTCATTCAGTGTGGTTCAGTGAACAAACCTCCACCCTCATTATTGGGAATCTGTCAAATAACAGCATCACAGTTGTCAAATTGTGTTGA
- the LOC128218033 gene encoding uncharacterized protein LOC128218033, whose product MASRGSSIYKGSDLIHEYSCSKCEENDLNTEAQHFCPECEHYLCDKCVGIHGDYFKKHVVYGRDDIQKWAEFSMDRCAQHGKELEVHCDDHQELCCCVCVALNHRLCSSISHLPDLARGFHCTSEFKQLPAAVEKMRIRLDELKNDRLKEQASLNDSYKNSIAEIKALRKEINQILDKLEKRTVENLESIMEDLEKSIKDDLATFTRMHDQLGAMIEQFKQFTDKNKESSSYIGFTKCQSKLSEANSLVREIRGKKGMKFKCDESGLLFLRNLNSFGNVESVRKTDSYHVFKAQSSSLYKVKKKKDKQNCSIEGIFELPSGKVVIADYNNDKVKLLNKQFEVIGYCHLPAPQHLCHITDNDIAVAVSEFNTNEVHLLTVTKGKIKAMRKFTTDHLCCTIAHHQGQLYVGSNNALYLYTMDGSLIKTIYEDNTSMHTVYKCVVSPDGERIFVTHFTASRLLTLDTSGQVLSTVEDPDLQSPSGLCVSPSGHVFVCGFESNALVQVDQEGRKVSTVARLADGVLYPRSVWFKEQNSTLIVGNLGDNIHVVKLC is encoded by the exons atGGCCTCCCGAGGTTCATCCATATACAAGGGATCTGACCTGATTCACGAGTACAGTTGTTCCAAGTGTGAGGAAAATGACCTAAACACGGAAGCCCAGCACTTCTGTCCCGAGTGCGAACACTATCTGTGTGACAAGTGTGTGGGGATTCATGGGGATTATTTCAAGAAGCATGTTGTGTATGGGCGTGACGACATTCAGAAATGGGCGGAATTCTCCATGGACAGATGTGCACAGCATGGCAAAGAGCTAGAGGTCCACTGTGATGATCACCAGGAACTTTGCTGCTGTGTTTGTGTAGCCCTTAACCATAG GCTATGTAGCAGCATCAGTCACCTACCTGACCTGGCCAGAGGCTTCCATTGTACATCAGAGTTCAAGCAGCTGCCAGCAGCAGTGGAAAAGATGAGGATCAGACTGGATGAGCTCAAGAATGACCGTTTGAAAGAACAAGCCTCACTGAATGACTCCTACAAGAACAGCATTGCTGAAATCAAGGCTCTCCGCAAAGAAATAAACCAGATCTTAGACAAACTGGAGAAGAGAACTGTTGAAAACTTGGAAAGCATAATGGAGGATTTAGAGAAGTCGATAAAAGATGATTTAGCAACCTTTACCCGTATGCATGACCAACTCGGTGCAATGATTGAGCAATTCAAGCAGTTTACTGACAAAAACAAGGAGAGCAGCTCTTATATTGGATTCACAAAATGCCAGTCAAAATTGAGTGAAGCTAATAGTCTTGTGCGAGAAATACGAGGAAAAAAAGGAATGAagtttaaatgtgatgaaagtGGATTATTATTTTTGCGAAACCTGAACAGCTTTGGAAATGTTGAAAGTGTTAGAAAAACTGATAGTTATCATGTGTTTAAGGCTCAGAGTTCAAGTCTGTATAAGGTTAAGAAAAAGAAGGACAAGCAAAATTGTAGTATTGAAGGTATATTTGAGTTGCCAAGTGGAAAGGTGGTTATTGCTGATTATAACAATGACAAAGTAAAGCTTCTGAACAAGCAGTTTGAGGTCATTGGTTACTGTCATCTGCCTGCTCCGCAACACTTGTGTCACATCACAGACAATGATATAGCAGTAGCTGTAAGTGAATTCAACACAAATGAGGTCCACCTCCTCACAGTAACGAAAGGGAAGATAAAAGCAATGAGAAAGTTCACCACAGACCATCTATGCTGCACCATTGCCCACCACCAGGGCCAGCTCTATGTGGGCTCCAACAATGCCCTGTACCTGTACACTATGGATGGAAGTCTCATTAAGACAATATACGAAGACAATACTTCTATGCACACAGTTTATAAGTGTGTTGTCTCTCCTGATGGGGAGAGGATTTTTGTGACACATTTTACTGCTTCTAGATTACTAACACTTGATACATCTGGTCAAGTGTTATCTACAGTTGAAGATCCTGACCTACAAAGTCCATCTGGACTTTGTGTCAGTCCCAGTGgccatgtgtttgtgtgtgggtTTGAGTCTAACGCTTTGGTACAGGTGGATCAGGAGGGGAGAAAGGTGTCCACAGTTGCCAGGCTGGCTGATGGCGTGTTATACCCACGGTCAGTGTGGTTCAAAGAACAAAACTCCACCCTCATTGTTGGGAATTTAGGAGACAACATCCATGTTGTCAAGTTGTGTTGA